Proteins encoded in a region of the Clostridium beijerinckii genome:
- a CDS encoding bifunctional metallophosphatase/5'-nucleotidase has product MKKLPKFRKVISIFTSLFFIITLFSSFSIRVYATENEKIFDVIEITDFHGSLNDSSGNQVAGVLADRVEKVKESNKDRTLILGGGDLYQGSATSNIMKGVPVQETMSKIGMEITTLGNHEFDWGLDTTTNTTMKGAAYSIVCSNLYDKKTGKRVFDPYKIITKDGIKIAVIGGITRETETSVSPKFVSDYKFTDLASEINPIALQIKKDKLADVVIVLVHEGDKGDNATGPVFDLANNLQNVDAVFGGHSHTKTAAIAKNTNIPVYIAGSNGKGYIDAKFKVTSDNKIVFNQPSLETSYVALDNDKGYKTGTPQTDSEVDKIVNSANKQIEPMTNEVIGYNIEKDLTRKLDASPYGSSVLGNWASDVTRSSIKADVGFQNNGGLRIDIPQGNITVGTMWQFMPFDNTIYKLSMTKSQLKEVLEQAVADNSKGLQVSGIKFSYDSNLPSGQRVKSITKEDGTPISDNESLSVAVPDFVAQGGDSFTAFTKYGGLDVKNDTHVLVRDAFIDWCKENKDKNDKNTIPNTDIPRMVNISSSITLLATTDVHGTVLNYDYGTGKAPSKAQGLAKVSSYVKSVRENNNNVMLIDNGDTIQGTPLSYYYDILDTTLEHPMAKVMGAMKYDSWTLGNHEFNYGLDVLNRVIKDYKSEGIAVLGANIYKKDSTNFVDPYIMKSFYVNGKEVKVAVIGLENKCIPSWEDKKHYDGLVFNDLVDESKKWVKEVKAKGADVVIISAHSGQESDADVIPENEINAIATQVDGIDAIMAGHTHLKVNDLTKKNPEGKVVPIVESTKGATGLAQVDMNFDGNAKLIGISTKNIVIDNSIVDDQEIVDLIKPYEDTTLKYVDTKIGTSTGEFTGSGQLTEPTAIMELINKVQKESAGTQLSIAAPLSSGAYIPQGDVTIKDMMAVYVFENFLYGVKMTGKQLKDWMEYSVRYYAQTTGDNAAVIKDPILNIPDYNLDQLYGATYDIDLTQPACTIGKETGRVISGNRIKNLKVNGVEVKDSDEFTVAINNYRFNGGGGFMKAAGLSNTDPNIIVYDSGKALGDDGQVRSLMTSYIKKHGEISPDCSNNWEILNVDKQKKAA; this is encoded by the coding sequence GTGAAAAAACTTCCAAAGTTCAGAAAAGTTATATCAATTTTTACTAGCTTATTCTTTATAATTACTTTATTTAGCTCATTTTCTATAAGAGTTTATGCAACTGAGAATGAAAAAATATTTGACGTTATCGAAATTACTGATTTTCATGGATCACTTAATGATTCATCAGGAAATCAAGTTGCAGGGGTTTTAGCAGATAGAGTAGAAAAAGTGAAAGAGTCTAATAAAGATAGGACATTGATTTTAGGTGGAGGTGATTTGTATCAAGGGTCTGCAACATCAAATATCATGAAAGGGGTTCCTGTTCAGGAGACTATGTCTAAGATTGGAATGGAGATAACAACTCTTGGAAATCATGAGTTTGATTGGGGATTGGATACAACCACAAATACAACAATGAAAGGCGCAGCATATTCAATAGTCTGCAGCAATCTTTACGATAAGAAGACTGGCAAGCGTGTATTTGATCCATATAAAATTATAACTAAAGATGGAATAAAGATTGCCGTTATAGGCGGAATAACAAGAGAAACAGAGACGAGTGTATCACCTAAATTTGTGAGTGACTATAAATTTACAGATCTTGCAAGTGAAATAAATCCTATTGCACTACAAATAAAGAAAGATAAATTGGCAGATGTAGTAATTGTATTGGTGCATGAAGGTGATAAGGGTGATAATGCAACAGGGCCAGTATTTGATTTAGCTAATAATCTTCAGAATGTAGATGCTGTGTTTGGCGGACATAGTCATACTAAAACTGCTGCGATTGCTAAAAATACCAATATCCCAGTATATATTGCGGGATCAAACGGTAAAGGATATATAGATGCTAAATTCAAGGTGACTAGTGATAATAAAATCGTATTTAATCAGCCAAGTCTTGAAACAAGTTATGTGGCATTAGATAATGACAAGGGGTATAAAACTGGAACACCACAAACAGACAGTGAAGTTGATAAAATTGTAAATAGTGCTAATAAACAAATAGAGCCAATGACGAATGAAGTTATTGGGTATAATATAGAAAAAGATTTAACAAGAAAATTAGATGCTTCTCCATATGGATCATCAGTTTTAGGAAATTGGGCATCTGATGTTACAAGAAGTTCTATTAAAGCTGATGTTGGATTTCAAAACAATGGAGGTCTTAGAATAGATATTCCACAAGGAAATATTACAGTCGGAACTATGTGGCAGTTTATGCCTTTTGATAACACAATTTATAAATTAAGCATGACAAAGTCTCAATTAAAGGAAGTTCTAGAGCAGGCTGTTGCGGATAACAGCAAGGGGTTACAGGTATCGGGAATTAAATTTAGCTATGATTCAAATCTTCCATCAGGCCAAAGAGTTAAATCTATCACAAAAGAAGATGGAACTCCTATTAGTGATAACGAAAGTTTATCAGTTGCAGTTCCAGATTTTGTGGCTCAAGGAGGAGATTCGTTTACTGCATTTACAAAGTACGGTGGATTAGATGTTAAAAATGATACTCATGTTTTAGTAAGAGATGCATTTATAGATTGGTGTAAAGAAAATAAAGATAAAAATGATAAAAATACAATACCTAATACTGATATACCAAGAATGGTTAATATATCTAGTTCAATAACTTTATTAGCAACAACAGATGTTCATGGTACAGTTTTAAACTATGATTATGGAACAGGGAAAGCACCATCTAAAGCACAGGGATTAGCTAAAGTTTCATCATATGTTAAAAGTGTAAGAGAAAATAATAATAATGTGATGCTAATTGATAATGGAGACACAATTCAAGGAACACCACTATCATATTACTATGATATTTTAGATACTACTTTAGAGCACCCTATGGCAAAGGTTATGGGGGCCATGAAGTATGATTCGTGGACACTAGGAAATCATGAATTCAATTATGGATTAGATGTATTAAATAGAGTAATTAAAGACTATAAATCAGAAGGTATAGCAGTACTTGGAGCTAATATATATAAGAAAGATTCAACAAATTTTGTAGATCCATATATAATGAAAAGTTTTTATGTTAATGGTAAAGAAGTCAAAGTAGCGGTTATAGGTTTAGAAAATAAATGCATACCAAGTTGGGAAGATAAAAAACATTATGATGGATTGGTATTTAATGATCTTGTAGATGAATCTAAAAAGTGGGTTAAAGAAGTAAAAGCCAAGGGCGCAGATGTTGTTATAATATCAGCACATAGTGGTCAAGAGAGTGATGCAGATGTTATACCAGAAAATGAAATTAATGCAATAGCGACACAAGTTGATGGAATAGATGCAATTATGGCAGGTCACACACATTTAAAAGTAAATGATCTAACTAAGAAGAATCCAGAAGGTAAAGTTGTTCCAATAGTTGAGTCAACTAAGGGAGCTACAGGTTTGGCACAAGTGGATATGAACTTTGATGGAAATGCAAAGCTTATAGGAATTTCAACAAAAAACATTGTTATCGATAATAGCATAGTAGATGATCAGGAGATTGTCGATTTAATTAAACCTTATGAAGATACAACATTAAAATATGTAGATACAAAAATAGGAACTTCAACTGGAGAATTTACAGGAAGTGGACAGTTAACTGAGCCTACTGCAATTATGGAGCTCATTAATAAAGTACAAAAAGAAAGTGCTGGGACTCAATTATCAATTGCGGCACCATTAAGTTCTGGAGCATATATACCTCAAGGGGATGTTACAATAAAAGATATGATGGCAGTATATGTATTTGAAAACTTTTTGTATGGAGTAAAAATGACAGGAAAGCAATTGAAGGATTGGATGGAATATTCAGTTAGATATTATGCTCAAACAACAGGGGATAATGCAGCAGTAATAAAAGATCCAATATTAAATATTCCAGATTATAACTTGGATCAATTATATGGTGCAACATATGATATTGATTTAACACAGCCTGCATGTACTATCGGTAAGGAAACAGGAAGAGTAATATCAGGAAATAGAATAAAGAATTTAAAGGTTAATGGTGTTGAAGTAAAAGATTCAGATGAATTTACAGTTGCTATAAACAATTATAGATTTAATGGCGGTGGTGGTTTTATGAAGGCCGCTGGATTAAGTAATACTGATCCAAATATTATTGTCTATGATTCAGGAAAAGCACTTGGTGATGATGGCCAAGTGAGAAGCTTAATGACTAGCTACATTAAAAAACATGGAGAGATATCTCCAGATTGCTCAAATAATTGGGAGATACTGAATGTAGATAAACAGAAAAAAGCAGCTTAA
- the smpB gene encoding SsrA-binding protein SmpB: MARKRNENSLAENRKARHDYFVEEAMEAGLVLVGTEVKSIRNGRVNLKDCYADIYNGEIFVKNMHISPYEQGNIFNVDPLRERKLLLRRDEIRRLDGLVSRDGYTLIPLSLYLKDGKVKVALGVCKGKKNYDKRDSMLEKAHKRDMDRAIKEKNKY, translated from the coding sequence ATGGCAAGAAAAAGAAATGAGAATTCATTAGCAGAAAATAGAAAAGCAAGGCATGACTATTTTGTAGAAGAAGCAATGGAAGCAGGATTGGTTTTAGTTGGGACAGAGGTTAAGTCAATACGAAATGGAAGAGTGAATCTTAAAGACTGTTATGCAGATATATATAATGGTGAAATATTTGTAAAAAATATGCACATATCTCCTTATGAACAAGGAAATATATTTAATGTAGATCCATTAAGAGAGAGAAAATTACTTCTTCGTAGAGATGAAATAAGAAGGCTTGATGGTTTAGTGTCTAGAGATGGATATACCTTAATACCTCTATCATTGTATTTGAAGGACGGAAAAGTTAAAGTTGCGCTTGGAGTTTGTAAAGGTAAGAAAAATTATGATAAGAGAGATTCTATGTTAGAAAAAGCTCATAAGAGGGACATGGATAGGGCAATTAAGGAAAAAAATAAATATTAA